The following coding sequences lie in one Arachis hypogaea cultivar Tifrunner chromosome 4, arahy.Tifrunner.gnm2.J5K5, whole genome shotgun sequence genomic window:
- the LOC112796826 gene encoding uncharacterized protein isoform X3 has protein sequence MVVVIEQQEIKDRNANPSRVVAGNEAFDGFETASDTDLGSDNGGDDVGSSSHDQPLEQPQQQHQQQQLKIEHLEAEPEQSVSPSNSCPGDLLINEELEKKAMVQANEAKAEGNKLFVDGKYEEALSQYELALQVASDMSSLVEIRSICHANRAVCFQKLGKYDNTVKECTKALDLNPVYIKALVRRGEAHEKLEHFEEAIADMKKILEIDPSNDQARKAIRRLESLAAEKREMMKEEMIAKLKEMGNSFLGRFGMSVDNFKAWC, from the exons ATGGTGGTGGTGATAGAGCAGCAAGAGATCAAGGATCGAAACGCCAATCCCTCCAGGGTGGTTGCCGGTAACGAGGCTTTCGATGGTTTTGAAACGGCCAGCGACACCGACCTTGGCAGTGACAACGGAGGGGATGACGTCGGATCTAGCAGCCATGATCAACCGCTCGAGCAACCGCAGCAGCAACATCAACAGCAGCAGCTGAAGATAGAACATTTGGAGGCGGAGCCGGAGCAGAGTGTTTCTCCAAGTAATAGTTGCCCTGGGGATCTCTTGATCAATGAGGAGTTGGAGAAG AAAGCAATGGTTCAAGCAAATGAAGCAAAGGCAGAAGGGAACAAGCTTTTTGTGGATGGGAAGTATGAGGAAGCATTATCCCAGTATGAACTTGCTTTACAAGTTGCATCTGACATGTCTTCATTGGTTGAAATACGCTCAATATGCCATGCAAACCGTGCTGTGTGCTTTCAGAAACTG GGAAAATATGACAACACAGTTAAAGAATGCACAAAAGCACTAGATCTGAATCCAGTGTACATTAAAGCTTTAGTAAGAAGAGGAGAAGCTCATGAAAAGCTTGAACATTTTGAAGAAGCCATTGCTG ATATGAAAAAGATCTTAGAAATTGATCCCTCAAATGATCAAGCTAGGAAGGCCATCAGGCGACTTGAGTCGCTTGCTGCAGAAAAGCGGGAAATGATGAAGGAAGAGATGATTG caaaactaaaagaaatgggAAATTCTTTCCTGGGCCGTTTTGGGATGAGTGTCGATAACTTCAAAGCA TGGTGCTAA
- the LOC112796826 gene encoding uncharacterized protein isoform X1 has translation MVVVIEQQEIKDRNANPSRVVAGNEAFDGFETASDTDLGSDNGGDDVGSSSHDQPLEQPQQQHQQQQLKIEHLEAEPEQSVSPSNSCPGDLLINEELEKKAMVQANEAKAEGNKLFVDGKYEEALSQYELALQVASDMSSLVEIRSICHANRAVCFQKLGKYDNTVKECTKALDLNPVYIKALVRRGEAHEKLEHFEEAIADMKKILEIDPSNDQARKAIRRLESLAAEKREMMKEEMIAKLKEMGNSFLGRFGMSVDNFKAVKDPNTGSYSISFQH, from the exons ATGGTGGTGGTGATAGAGCAGCAAGAGATCAAGGATCGAAACGCCAATCCCTCCAGGGTGGTTGCCGGTAACGAGGCTTTCGATGGTTTTGAAACGGCCAGCGACACCGACCTTGGCAGTGACAACGGAGGGGATGACGTCGGATCTAGCAGCCATGATCAACCGCTCGAGCAACCGCAGCAGCAACATCAACAGCAGCAGCTGAAGATAGAACATTTGGAGGCGGAGCCGGAGCAGAGTGTTTCTCCAAGTAATAGTTGCCCTGGGGATCTCTTGATCAATGAGGAGTTGGAGAAG AAAGCAATGGTTCAAGCAAATGAAGCAAAGGCAGAAGGGAACAAGCTTTTTGTGGATGGGAAGTATGAGGAAGCATTATCCCAGTATGAACTTGCTTTACAAGTTGCATCTGACATGTCTTCATTGGTTGAAATACGCTCAATATGCCATGCAAACCGTGCTGTGTGCTTTCAGAAACTG GGAAAATATGACAACACAGTTAAAGAATGCACAAAAGCACTAGATCTGAATCCAGTGTACATTAAAGCTTTAGTAAGAAGAGGAGAAGCTCATGAAAAGCTTGAACATTTTGAAGAAGCCATTGCTG ATATGAAAAAGATCTTAGAAATTGATCCCTCAAATGATCAAGCTAGGAAGGCCATCAGGCGACTTGAGTCGCTTGCTGCAGAAAAGCGGGAAATGATGAAGGAAGAGATGATTG caaaactaaaagaaatgggAAATTCTTTCCTGGGCCGTTTTGGGATGAGTGTCGATAACTTCAAAGCAGTTAAAGATCCAAACACTGGTTCTTATTCTATCTCATTCCAGCATTAA
- the LOC112796826 gene encoding uncharacterized protein isoform X2, whose protein sequence is MVVVIEQQEIKDRNANPSRVVAGNEAFDGFETASDTDLGSDNGGDDVGSSSHDQPLEQPQQQHQQQQLKIEHLEAEPEQSVSPSNSCPGDLLINEELEKKAMVQANEAKAEGNKLFVDGKYEEALSQYELALQVASDMSSLVEIRSICHANRAVCFQKLGKYDNTVKECTKALDLNPVYIKALVRRGEAHEKLEHFEEAIADMKKILEIDPSNDQARKAIRRLESLAAEKREMMKEEMIAKLKEMGNSFLGRFGMSVDNFKAVKDPNTVVLSI, encoded by the exons ATGGTGGTGGTGATAGAGCAGCAAGAGATCAAGGATCGAAACGCCAATCCCTCCAGGGTGGTTGCCGGTAACGAGGCTTTCGATGGTTTTGAAACGGCCAGCGACACCGACCTTGGCAGTGACAACGGAGGGGATGACGTCGGATCTAGCAGCCATGATCAACCGCTCGAGCAACCGCAGCAGCAACATCAACAGCAGCAGCTGAAGATAGAACATTTGGAGGCGGAGCCGGAGCAGAGTGTTTCTCCAAGTAATAGTTGCCCTGGGGATCTCTTGATCAATGAGGAGTTGGAGAAG AAAGCAATGGTTCAAGCAAATGAAGCAAAGGCAGAAGGGAACAAGCTTTTTGTGGATGGGAAGTATGAGGAAGCATTATCCCAGTATGAACTTGCTTTACAAGTTGCATCTGACATGTCTTCATTGGTTGAAATACGCTCAATATGCCATGCAAACCGTGCTGTGTGCTTTCAGAAACTG GGAAAATATGACAACACAGTTAAAGAATGCACAAAAGCACTAGATCTGAATCCAGTGTACATTAAAGCTTTAGTAAGAAGAGGAGAAGCTCATGAAAAGCTTGAACATTTTGAAGAAGCCATTGCTG ATATGAAAAAGATCTTAGAAATTGATCCCTCAAATGATCAAGCTAGGAAGGCCATCAGGCGACTTGAGTCGCTTGCTGCAGAAAAGCGGGAAATGATGAAGGAAGAGATGATTG caaaactaaaagaaatgggAAATTCTTTCCTGGGCCGTTTTGGGATGAGTGTCGATAACTTCAAAGCAGTTAAAGATCCAAACACTG TGGTGCTAAGCATTTAA